Proteins from a genomic interval of Benincasa hispida cultivar B227 chromosome 7, ASM972705v1, whole genome shotgun sequence:
- the LOC120081470 gene encoding probable xyloglucan endotransglucosylase/hydrolase protein 33 isoform X1 — translation MGFSRGIMELPLLSFIFLCILFAVPSCARYYTPPSVPRLTDLVPHVSIDQCFAKIFGASNIQLRNNGSSVDLTLDKVSGKFYLLILAFIFGPTLFSFITFSLLVFGGAGLVSRNKYHYGFFSASIKLPAGLTSGVVVAFYLSNADVYPHSHDEIDIELLGHDKRKDWVIQTNIYANGSVKTGREEKFYLWFDPSVKYHDYTIIWNNYHTVFLVDNIPVRELRNSEAFYPSKPMSVFVTIWDGSEWATHGGKYPVDYKHAPYVASFEEMEINGSISTPTATVPSGSKTNVSSPDTVEGPEFIKLSQQQIDAMDWARRKLMFYSYCKDTSRYRVLPPECK, via the exons ATGGGATTTTCCAGAGGAATAATGGAATTGCCCCTTTTGAGCTTCATCTTTTTGTGCATATTATTTGCAGTCCCTTCTTGTGCTAGATATTACACACCTCCGAGTGTTCCACGTTTGACGGATCTCGTTCCTCATGTCTCAATCGATCAATGCTTTGCTAAGATTTTTGGGGCCTCAAATATCCAGCTGAGGAATAATGGGTCCTCTGTCGATCTCACTCTTGACAAAGTTTCTGGTAAATTTTATCTTTTGATCTTGGCATTTATTTTTGGTCCAACTCTATTTTCATTCATAACTTTTTCTCTGCTCGTTTTTGGAGGTGCTGGTCTGGTCTCGAGAAACAAGTATCATTATGGATTCTTCAGTGCTTCAATTAAGCTTCCAGCGGGTCTCACTTCAGGGGTTGTAGTGGCCTTTTAT TTGTCTAATGCAGATGTTTATCCCCATTCTCATGACGAGATTGACATAGAGCTGCTAGGACATGACAAGAGAAAAGATTGGGTCATTCAAACAAATATCTATGCCAATGGAAGCGTTAAGACTGGAAGAGAAGAGAAATTCTACCTCTGGTTTGATCCCAGCGTGAAATACCATGATTACACCATCATTTGGAACAACTATCACACAGT GTTTCTGGTGGATAACATTCCAGTCAGAGAGCTACGAAATTCTGAAGCTTTTTATCCATCAAAACCCATGTCAGTTTTCGTCACGATATGGGATGGTTCAGAATGGGCAACTCATGGAGGAAAATACCCAGTTGACTACAAGCATGCACCATATGTAGCTTCTTTTGAAGAAATGGAGATTAATGGAAGTATATCAACACCAACGGCCACTGTTCCTTCAGGTTCCAAAACCAATGTCTCAAGCCCAGATACCGTGGAGGGTCCAGAATTTATCAAGCTATCACAGCAGCAAATAGATGCAATGGATTGGGCAAGGAGGAAGCTCATGTTCTACTCCTATTGTAAAGATACATCTAGATACAGAGTTCTACCACCGGAGTGCAAATAG
- the LOC120081470 gene encoding probable xyloglucan endotransglucosylase/hydrolase protein 33 isoform X2, which translates to MGFSRGIMELPLLSFIFLCILFAVPSCARYYTPPSVPRLTDLVPHVSIDQCFAKIFGASNIQLRNNGSSVDLTLDKVSGAGLVSRNKYHYGFFSASIKLPAGLTSGVVVAFYLSNADVYPHSHDEIDIELLGHDKRKDWVIQTNIYANGSVKTGREEKFYLWFDPSVKYHDYTIIWNNYHTVFLVDNIPVRELRNSEAFYPSKPMSVFVTIWDGSEWATHGGKYPVDYKHAPYVASFEEMEINGSISTPTATVPSGSKTNVSSPDTVEGPEFIKLSQQQIDAMDWARRKLMFYSYCKDTSRYRVLPPECK; encoded by the exons ATGGGATTTTCCAGAGGAATAATGGAATTGCCCCTTTTGAGCTTCATCTTTTTGTGCATATTATTTGCAGTCCCTTCTTGTGCTAGATATTACACACCTCCGAGTGTTCCACGTTTGACGGATCTCGTTCCTCATGTCTCAATCGATCAATGCTTTGCTAAGATTTTTGGGGCCTCAAATATCCAGCTGAGGAATAATGGGTCCTCTGTCGATCTCACTCTTGACAAAGTTTCTG GTGCTGGTCTGGTCTCGAGAAACAAGTATCATTATGGATTCTTCAGTGCTTCAATTAAGCTTCCAGCGGGTCTCACTTCAGGGGTTGTAGTGGCCTTTTAT TTGTCTAATGCAGATGTTTATCCCCATTCTCATGACGAGATTGACATAGAGCTGCTAGGACATGACAAGAGAAAAGATTGGGTCATTCAAACAAATATCTATGCCAATGGAAGCGTTAAGACTGGAAGAGAAGAGAAATTCTACCTCTGGTTTGATCCCAGCGTGAAATACCATGATTACACCATCATTTGGAACAACTATCACACAGT GTTTCTGGTGGATAACATTCCAGTCAGAGAGCTACGAAATTCTGAAGCTTTTTATCCATCAAAACCCATGTCAGTTTTCGTCACGATATGGGATGGTTCAGAATGGGCAACTCATGGAGGAAAATACCCAGTTGACTACAAGCATGCACCATATGTAGCTTCTTTTGAAGAAATGGAGATTAATGGAAGTATATCAACACCAACGGCCACTGTTCCTTCAGGTTCCAAAACCAATGTCTCAAGCCCAGATACCGTGGAGGGTCCAGAATTTATCAAGCTATCACAGCAGCAAATAGATGCAATGGATTGGGCAAGGAGGAAGCTCATGTTCTACTCCTATTGTAAAGATACATCTAGATACAGAGTTCTACCACCGGAGTGCAAATAG
- the LOC120081469 gene encoding U4/U6 small nuclear ribonucleoprotein Prp31 homolog isoform X1, with protein MATLADSFLADLDELSDEDNFVAKEDADAENMEEDIDGDLADLESLNYDDLDSVSKLQQTQRYNDIMQKVEDALRTDSNISNQGFVLEDDPEYQLIVECNALSVDIENEIIIIHNFIRDKYRLKFPELESLVHHPIDYARVVKKIGNEMDLTLVDLEGLLPSAVIMVVSVTASTTSGKPLPDEILQKTIDACDRALALDSAKKMVLNFVESRMGFIAPNLSAIVGSAVAAKLMGTAGGLAALAKMPACNVQLLGAKKKNLAGFSTATSQFRVGYIEQTEIFQSTPPPLKMRACRLISAKSTLAARVDSTRGDPTGKTGRAFKDEILKKIEKWQEPPPAKQPKPLPVPDSEPKKKRGGRRLRKMKERYATTEMRKLANRMQFGVPEESSLGDGLGEGYGMLGQAGSGKLRVSAAQSKLAAKVVKKFKEKRYGSSGATSGLTSSLAFTPVQGIELSNPQAHLNQLGSGTQSTYFSETGTFSKIRKN; from the exons ATG GCTACTTTGGCTGATTCTTTTCTAGCAGATCTTGATGAACTCTCTGATGAAGATAATTTTGTG GCTAAAGAAGATGCTGATGCCGAAAATATGGAAGAGGATATTGATGGGGACCTTGCCGACCTAGAAAGCCTAAATTATGATGATCTGGATAGCGTATCAAAATTGCAGCAAACACAGAGATACAACGATATTATGCAG AAAGTGGAAGATGCATTGCGGACAGATTCCAATATCTCAAATCAGGGATTCGTTTTGGAAGATGATCCTGAGTACCAATTGATTGTAGAGTGTAACGCCTTGTCTGTGGATATTGAgaatgaaattattattattcacaATTTTATACGTGATAAATATCGACTGAAGTTTCCAGAGCTCGAATCACTTGTTCACCATCCAATCGATTATGCTCGAGTTGTTAAGAAGATTGGGAATGAAATGGATTTGACTCTTGTAGATTTAGAAGGGCTTTTACCCTCTGCTGTCATTATGGTTGTCTCTGTTACAGCATCTACCACAAGTGGAAAGCCACTTCCAGATGAAATTCTCCAGAAAACAATTGATGCATGTGATCGAGCTCTTGCTTTAGATTCGGCAAAGAAAATGGTCCTTAATTTTGTTGAAAGTAGAATGGGATTTATTGCACCAAATCTTTCAGCGATAGTTGGAAGTGCTGTTGCAGCAAAACTAATGGGAACTGCTGGTGGTCTTGCTGCTTTAGCTAAGATGCCTGCTTGCAATGTTCAGCTTCTTggtgcaaagaaaaaaaatcttgctGGGTTTTCCACAGCGACCTCACAATTTCGAGTAGGTTATATTGAGCAAACAGAGATATTCCAATCAACACCTCCTCCTTTGAAGATGCGTGCTTGTCGACTCATATCTGCAAAGTCAACACTCGCAGCACGGGTTGACTCCACCAGGGGGGATCCTACTGGGAAGACTGGTAGAGCCTTCAAAGATGAGATCCTTAAGAAAATTGAGAAGTGGCAAGAACCTCCACCTgcaaaacaaccaaaaccacttCCGGTCCCTGATTCCGAACCCAAAAAGAAGAGAGGTGGCCGTCGATTAAGGAAGATGAAGGAAAG ATATGCAACAACAGAGATGAGGAAGCTAGCTAACAGAATGCAGTTTGGGGTGCCTGAAGAGAGTTCTTTAG GTGATGGATTGGGGGAAGGGTATGGAATGCTTGGTCAGGCTGGGAGTGGCAAGTTACGTGTATCTGCTGCTCAAAGCAAGCTTGCTGCAAAAGTTGTTAAGAA GTTCAAGGAAAAACGCTATGGAAGCAGTGGTGCTACATCCGGGCTGACCTCAAGTTTGGCATTTACTCCTGTACAA GGAATTGAGCTGTCAAATCCTCAGGCCCATTTGAACCAGCTAGGCAGTGGAACCCAAAGCACCTACTTCTCCGAAACAGGAACATTTTCAAAGATTAGGAAAAACTGA
- the LOC120081469 gene encoding U4/U6 small nuclear ribonucleoprotein Prp31 homolog isoform X2, translated as MEEDIDGDLADLESLNYDDLDSVSKLQQTQRYNDIMQKVEDALRTDSNISNQGFVLEDDPEYQLIVECNALSVDIENEIIIIHNFIRDKYRLKFPELESLVHHPIDYARVVKKIGNEMDLTLVDLEGLLPSAVIMVVSVTASTTSGKPLPDEILQKTIDACDRALALDSAKKMVLNFVESRMGFIAPNLSAIVGSAVAAKLMGTAGGLAALAKMPACNVQLLGAKKKNLAGFSTATSQFRVGYIEQTEIFQSTPPPLKMRACRLISAKSTLAARVDSTRGDPTGKTGRAFKDEILKKIEKWQEPPPAKQPKPLPVPDSEPKKKRGGRRLRKMKERYATTEMRKLANRMQFGVPEESSLGDGLGEGYGMLGQAGSGKLRVSAAQSKLAAKVVKKFKEKRYGSSGATSGLTSSLAFTPVQGIELSNPQAHLNQLGSGTQSTYFSETGTFSKIRKN; from the exons ATGGAAGAGGATATTGATGGGGACCTTGCCGACCTAGAAAGCCTAAATTATGATGATCTGGATAGCGTATCAAAATTGCAGCAAACACAGAGATACAACGATATTATGCAG AAAGTGGAAGATGCATTGCGGACAGATTCCAATATCTCAAATCAGGGATTCGTTTTGGAAGATGATCCTGAGTACCAATTGATTGTAGAGTGTAACGCCTTGTCTGTGGATATTGAgaatgaaattattattattcacaATTTTATACGTGATAAATATCGACTGAAGTTTCCAGAGCTCGAATCACTTGTTCACCATCCAATCGATTATGCTCGAGTTGTTAAGAAGATTGGGAATGAAATGGATTTGACTCTTGTAGATTTAGAAGGGCTTTTACCCTCTGCTGTCATTATGGTTGTCTCTGTTACAGCATCTACCACAAGTGGAAAGCCACTTCCAGATGAAATTCTCCAGAAAACAATTGATGCATGTGATCGAGCTCTTGCTTTAGATTCGGCAAAGAAAATGGTCCTTAATTTTGTTGAAAGTAGAATGGGATTTATTGCACCAAATCTTTCAGCGATAGTTGGAAGTGCTGTTGCAGCAAAACTAATGGGAACTGCTGGTGGTCTTGCTGCTTTAGCTAAGATGCCTGCTTGCAATGTTCAGCTTCTTggtgcaaagaaaaaaaatcttgctGGGTTTTCCACAGCGACCTCACAATTTCGAGTAGGTTATATTGAGCAAACAGAGATATTCCAATCAACACCTCCTCCTTTGAAGATGCGTGCTTGTCGACTCATATCTGCAAAGTCAACACTCGCAGCACGGGTTGACTCCACCAGGGGGGATCCTACTGGGAAGACTGGTAGAGCCTTCAAAGATGAGATCCTTAAGAAAATTGAGAAGTGGCAAGAACCTCCACCTgcaaaacaaccaaaaccacttCCGGTCCCTGATTCCGAACCCAAAAAGAAGAGAGGTGGCCGTCGATTAAGGAAGATGAAGGAAAG ATATGCAACAACAGAGATGAGGAAGCTAGCTAACAGAATGCAGTTTGGGGTGCCTGAAGAGAGTTCTTTAG GTGATGGATTGGGGGAAGGGTATGGAATGCTTGGTCAGGCTGGGAGTGGCAAGTTACGTGTATCTGCTGCTCAAAGCAAGCTTGCTGCAAAAGTTGTTAAGAA GTTCAAGGAAAAACGCTATGGAAGCAGTGGTGCTACATCCGGGCTGACCTCAAGTTTGGCATTTACTCCTGTACAA GGAATTGAGCTGTCAAATCCTCAGGCCCATTTGAACCAGCTAGGCAGTGGAACCCAAAGCACCTACTTCTCCGAAACAGGAACATTTTCAAAGATTAGGAAAAACTGA
- the LOC120081952 gene encoding spermidine synthase produces the protein MAAEYSVGSAADVAAKKPEIQNGVSASHPDSISSVIPGWFSEISPMWPGEAHSLKVEKVLFQGKSDYQNVLVFQSSTYGKVLVLDGVIQLTERDECAYQEMITHLPLCSIPNPKKVLVIGGGDGGVLREVARHSSVEQIDICEIDKMVVDVSKEFFPRVAVGYEDPRVTLHVGDGVAFLKAVPEGTYDAIIVDSSDPIGPAQELFEKPFFASVAKALRPGGVVCTQAESIWLHMHIIEDIVTNCRQIFKGSVNYAWTTVPTYPSGVIGFMLCSTEGPPVDFKHPVNPVEVNGIDSAKSPLKFYNSEIHSAAFCLPSFAKKIIDSK, from the exons ATGGCTGCGGAATATTCCGTCGGGTCAGCGGCCGATGTGGCGGCGAAGAAACCTGAGATTCAGAACGGGGTTTCCGCCTCACACCCCGATTCTATTTCCTCTGTAATTCCTGGATGGTTTTCTGAAATCAGCCCAATGTGGCCTG GAGAGGCTCACTCCTTGAAGGTGGAGAAGGTTTTGTTTCAAGGGAAGTCTGATTACCAGAACGTTTTGGTCTTTCAG TCATCAACTTACGGGAAGGTTCTGGTTTTGGATGGGGTGATTCAGCTTACAGAGAGAGATGAATGTGCTTACCAAGAGATGATCACCCACCTTCCACTTTGCTCAATTCCAAACCCCAAAAAG GTTCTAGTTATTGGTGGAGGAGATGGCGGTGTCTTGCGAGAGGTGGCTCGTCATTCATCTGTTGAGCAGATAGATATCTGTGAAATTGACAAGATGGTAGTTGAT GTTTCCAAAGAATTTTTCCCTCGTGTAGCTGTTGGGTATGAGGATCCTCGCGTCACCCTTCATGTTGGTGATG GCGTGGCTTTTCTGAAGGCTGTTCCTGAAGGCACTTATGATGCAATTATAGTGGATTCTTCTGATCCTATTG GTCCTGCACAAGAGCTTTTTGAGAAGCCATTTTTTGCTTCAGTTGCCAAAGCTCTTCGACCAGGAGGTGTTGTGTGTACTCAGGCAGAGAGCATCTGGCTTCACATGCATATCATTGAAGACATTGTAACAAACTGCCGCCAGATATTCAAAGGCTCTGTCAACTATGCATGGACTACAGTTCCTACATATCCAAG CGGAGTGATTGGGTTTATGCTCTGCTCAACTGAGGGGCCTCCTGTCGATTTCAAGCATCCAGTCAACCCAGTAGAGGTGAATGGCATCGACAGCGCGAAGAGTCCACTCAAGTTTTACAACTCCGAG ATTCATTCAGCAGCTTTCTGTTTGCCTTCTTTTGCGAAGAAGATTATTGATTCAAAATGA
- the LOC120081629 gene encoding serine/arginine-rich splicing factor RSZ21, with protein MTRVYIGNLDPRVTERDLEDEFRMFGVLRSVWVARRPPGYAFIEFDDRRDALDAIQALDGKNGWRVELSHNSKGGGGGGGRRGRGGGDDLKCYECGEPGHFARECRSRGGSRGVGGLRRSPSPRRRRSPSYERYGRRSNSPRGKRSPRRRSITPPKRGRSYSRSPPYRHARRASPYANGD; from the exons ATGACTCGAGTTTACATTGGTAACCTGGATCCACGCGTTACAGAGAGGGACCTTGAAGATGAATTTCGAATGTTCGGCGTTCTTAGGAG TGTTTGGGTTGCTAGAAGGCCTCCGGGATATGCATTTATCGAGTTTGATGATCGCAGGGATGCTCTAGATGCAATACAAGCATTGGATG GGAAGAATGGTTGGCGTGTGGAGCTATCTCATAACTCTAAAGGCGGTGGAGGAGGTGGTGGTCGTCGTGGCCGTGGTGGTGGTGATGATTTGAAATGTTATGAATGTGGTGAACCTGGTCATTTTGCTCGTGAGTGTCGTTCACGTGGGGGCTCACGAGGTGTAGGTGGTTTGCGTCGTAGTCCTTCTCCTCGACGCCGCCGGAGTCCAAGCTATGAAAGATATGGCCGCAG GAGCAACAGTCCTCGTGGTAAAAGATCCCCACGACGTCGCAGCATTACACCTCCTAAGCGTGGTCGAAGCTACAGCAGATCTCCTCCATACCGCCATGCTCGTCGTGCTTCACCTTATGCTAATGG AGATTGA